Genomic window (Dehalococcoidales bacterium):
CCGTTTGACTGGCTTTCTCATAGAGAAAGCGGGCAACAGCAATGTCCTCAATAGCAACTCCGGTGGAATCGAAAATAGTGATTGCCCGCTCATCTTTCCGTCCCGGTTTCCGGCCGGTGATGATTTCTCCGAGAGTAGCGTGGATATCATCACGGCTGAAGAGTCCTCTGGAAACAGGAACATTAATTTCTCCAGCGGCGCTGGCCTGTACCAGATCATCGACGACGACGATCGCTGTCTTTAATAGGGACGGTTCCAGTTCTTCTTTTCCTTTGGCGTCAGCGCCAACGGCGTTGATGTGGGTGCCGGGTTTAATCCATTCCCTTTTTACTATCGGCGTGCGTGACGGGGTTAACGTACACAGAATATCCGAGGCGGCGGTCTCTTCCAGTGAGCACCTCCGTACCGGATACCCGGGGAAGGAGGCGATGAATTTTTCAGTCGCCTCTTCCGATAAATCAAACACTCTTATCTGCTTGAAATCGAATATTTCCAGGTGGGCCAGTAACTGGGTATGGGCTTGCTGCCCGGCGCCGATGATCCCCAGAATCTGCGAATCCTTTCGTGCCAGGTACCTGGAGGCAATGGCCGCGGCCGCCCCGGTGCGGTAGGCGGTAATCTCGGTGGCGTCCATTATCGCCAGCGGGTACCCCGTTAACGGGTCATTATAGATGAGAATCGCCATCACCGTCGGCAGGCCTTGGGCCGGATTTTGGGGATGTACATTTACCCATTTCATACCGGCGGCTCCGGGCAAGGCTGCCGGCATCGCCCGGAAATCCCCCCGCTCCAGGACCAGGTAAGCCTTGGGCGGCATTTTGCCTTTGCCGCTTGCCATCTCCTTAAAGGCACGCTCCACGGCGGCAAGCGTCTCTTCCATGCTGAGCAAATCTCTAATATCATTCCCCGTTAGCAGAAGTGTGGGCATGCCGGTTTTCCTCTTTCAAAAAATTTGCTGCATCTCTCCCACTTTGAATTTAACGTTTTGCGGTCATACCGTCAAGTGGCTGCTACCAGCTAAAGGTATTATTCGGTTTTGCTTGGCGGTGTCATTGCGAGACCATCCCGACCCCGTATCAGTGTACGGGGTAAACTTATCGGAAGGCGAAGCAATCTGTGTTTGGGGAAGGATACCCCTCACCTCTCAGATTGCCGCGTCGCGGAGTTTACACTGAGCGAAGTGAACGTGCTCCTCGCAATGACAAATCAAATCAGCCAAATGCAAACAGAACCAAGCGAATTGACCTTTAGGCGTTCCAGGGTTTATAATTGAAATGCAGGAGTCACTTCAGGGGGAAAGCAAGGCAGGCAAGTTTGCACGAAAGCTGTGGCGTTGTTGGCATTTACGCTCCTAATGAAGATGTAGCTCGGCTTACCTTTTTCGCTCTCTTTGCTCTTCAGCATCGCGGCCAGGAGAGTGCGGGTATTGCCACCGCTGATGACCGGGGAATCCAGGTCTACGGTAATATGGGACTGGTATCTCAGGTATTCAACGAAGAATCTCTATCTCATCTTGGCGGGGATTATGCAATCGGTCATACCCGTTATTCCACGAAAGGTTCCAGCCGTATCATTAATGTTCAGCCTATCCTGGTCGGTAAGGGTTCCGGGGCTGTTGCCGTAGCTCATAACGGGAATATCGTTAATGCTGAGTATCTCTATCAGGAACTCTCTGAACAGGGTTACATATTTCGCAGTTCAACAGATACCGAAGTTATCGCTAATCTGATTCTTTCTTCCACCGAGAAGGACTGGGTGGGTAGAATAAGATACGCCATGCACCGGCTTCAGGGTGCGTATTCGCTGACTATTCTGACTAATGACTGTTTGTATGGAGTTCGTGACCCGCTCGGCGTGCGTCCCTTATGTCTGGGGACAATGAATGGCGGGTGGGTACTGGCCTCGGAAAGCTGTGCCCTGGACCATATCGGGGCCAGCTTCATCCGTGAAATTGAGCCGGGGGAAATAGTTTCCATCAGCGCTGACGGCATTGAAAGCTACCGGGAAGAAGTGAGCAAACGGGCGTTATGTATCTTCGAGTATATCTACTTCGCGCGCCCGGATAGTACCATAAACGGGCGCTTGCTCTATCCGGCGCGGCTGGCGATGGGGATCGGGCTGGCTGAGGAACACCCGGTAGATGCTGACCTGGTTATGGGTGTGCCCGACTCAGCGACAATTGCCGGCGTGGGTTACGCCCGCCGCTCAGGTATCCCTCTGGCGGAAGGACTGATTAAGAACCGGTATGTCGGGCGTACTTTTATTCAACCTGACCAGCGCATCAGGGACCTCGGCGTCAAGCTGAAATTTAATCCCCTCCCCGAAATACTGAGTGGCAAACGGGTGGTTCTCATTGAT
Coding sequences:
- the purF gene encoding amidophosphoribosyltransferase; translation: MHESCGVVGIYAPNEDVARLTFFALFALQHRGQESAGIATADDRGIQVYGNMGLVSQVFNEESLSHLGGDYAIGHTRYSTKGSSRIINVQPILVGKGSGAVAVAHNGNIVNAEYLYQELSEQGYIFRSSTDTEVIANLILSSTEKDWVGRIRYAMHRLQGAYSLTILTNDCLYGVRDPLGVRPLCLGTMNGGWVLASESCALDHIGASFIREIEPGEIVSISADGIESYREEVSKRALCIFEYIYFARPDSTINGRLLYPARLAMGIGLAEEHPVDADLVMGVPDSATIAGVGYARRSGIPLAEGLIKNRYVGRTFIQPDQRIRDLGVKLKFNPLPEILSGKRVVLIDDSIVRGTTTPQVIKLVRKAGAKEVHMRVCAPPIRFPCFLGVDMATQRELIAAQKTVPEIRDFIDADSLGYLSIEGLIKAVALPKDIFCMACFTGKYPIPVQIQMDKLALESRVS
- a CDS encoding ornithine cyclodeaminase family protein (catalyzes the interconversion of alanine and pyruvate) — encoded protein: MPTLLLTGNDIRDLLSMEETLAAVERAFKEMASGKGKMPPKAYLVLERGDFRAMPAALPGAAGMKWVNVHPQNPAQGLPTVMAILIYNDPLTGYPLAIMDATEITAYRTGAAAAIASRYLARKDSQILGIIGAGQQAHTQLLAHLEIFDFKQIRVFDLSEEATEKFIASFPGYPVRRCSLEETAASDILCTLTPSRTPIVKREWIKPGTHINAVGADAKGKEELEPSLLKTAIVVVDDLVQASAAGEINVPVSRGLFSRDDIHATLGEIITGRKPGRKDERAITIFDSTGVAIEDIAVARFLYEKASQTGKYLSVDFIPGNYP